In the Brassica napus cultivar Da-Ae chromosome A7, Da-Ae, whole genome shotgun sequence genome, one interval contains:
- the LOC106453778 gene encoding ABC transporter B family member 5-like, whose amino-acid sequence MVDVSSFETSHVHSRSPTQSEMKKGIIEEKAKTVPFYKLFSFSDSTDVLLMIVGSIGAIGNGLGFPLMTLLFGDLIDTVGRRNLFTNDIVELISKICLKFVYLGLGTFVAAFLQVSCWVITGERQAARIRSLYLKTILRQDIVFFDVETNTGEVVGRMSGDTVLILDAMGEKVGKFIQLFVTFLGGYALAFVKGWLLTLVMLTSIPLLAMAGAAMSLIFTKASSQQQAAYAKASTIVEQTCGSIRTVASFTGEKQATSSYKELINSAYKSSVKQGLSNGLGFGVMFLVFFCSYALAIWFGGEMILRKGYTGGAVINVMIIVVASSMSIGQAAPCLTSFAAGQAAAYKMFETIKRKPVIDSLDLNGKVLEDIQGEIELRDVCFSYPARPREEVFGGFSLMIPSGKTTALVGESGSGKSTVISLIERFYDPSSGQVLIDGVDLKGFQLKWIRGKIGLVGQEPVLFSSSIMENIGYGKEGASVQEIEAAAKLANAAKFIDKLPRGLDTMVGEHGTQLSGGQKQRIAIARAILKDPRILLLDEATSALDAESERVVQEALDRVMVNRTTVIVAHRLSTVRNADMIAVLHRGKIVEEGSHLELLKDHEGAYSQLIRLQEINTESRRLEISNGSIRNESSRGNGVSRMHNDDESVSVAGQENTEKPKEMPQDVSITRIAALNKPEAPILILGTLVCALDGAIFPIFGLLFAKVIIAFFQPPHELRSDSRFWSIIFVLLGVLSLVVYPIHMSLFAVAGGRLIRRIRSMCFEKVVHMEVGWFDEPENSSGAMGARLSADAALIRTLVDDSLALTVKNVASAVAGIIIAFAISWELAVIILVMIPLTGINNYVQVKFMKGFSADAKTKYEEASQVANDAVGSIRTVASFCAEEKVIEMYKKRCEDSIKSGTKQGVVAGLGFGLSFFVLYSVYAACFYAGARLVKDGRTTYNGVFQVFLALTMTTIGISAASSFAPDSSKAKSAAASVFGIIDRKSKIDSRDESGMVLENVKGDIDFCHIEFAYQTRPDIQIFRDLCFSIRAGKTVALVGESGSGKSTVISLLQRFYDPDSGHITLDGVELKKLQLKWLRKQMGLVGQEPVLFNDTIRANIAYGKGGEEATEAEIVAASELCNAHKFISSIQQGYDTVVGERGIQLSGGQKQRVAIARAIVKEPKILLLDEATSALDAESERVVQDALDQVMVNRTTIVVAHRLSTIKNADVIAVVKNGVIAEKGTHETLMNIEGGVYASLVQLHMSAF is encoded by the exons ATGGTCGATGTATCTAGTTTTGAAACAAGTCATGTTCATTCAAGAAGTCCCACACAGTCGGAGATGAAGAAGGGGATAATCGAAGAGAAGGCAAAGACGGTACCATTCTACAAACTGTTTTCTTTCTCAGATTCTACCGATGTGTTGTTGATGATCGTTGGTTCGATCGGAGCTATCGGAAACGGTCTTGGTTTTCCGTTGATGACATTATTGTTTGGTGATCTTATTGATACGGTTGGTCGTCGAAACCTATTCACAAACGACATTGTTGAGTTAATCTCCAAG ATTTGTTTGAAATTTGTCTACCTTGGACTTGGGACATTTGTAGCAGCCTTTCTTC AGGTGTCTTGCTGGGTGATTACGGGAGAAAGACAAGCTGCAAGGATAAGGAGTTTATATCTGAAGACAATTCTAAGACAAGACATTGTATTCTTCGATGTCGAAACAAACACAGGAGAAGTTGTTGGTCGTATGTCAGGTGATACTGTTCTTATACTAGATGCTATGGGTGAGAag GTTGGGAAATTTATACAGTTGTTTGTAACATTCTTGGGTGGATATGCATTAGCGTTTGTGAAAGGATGGTTACTTACACTTGTTATGTTAACCTCAATTCCTCTTCTAGCTATGGCTGGTGCAGCTATGTCGCTTATTTTCACTAAAGCTTCTTCTCAACAACAAGCTGCTTATGCCAAAGCATCAACTATTGTTGAACAAACTTGCGGGTCTATTCGAACC GTTGCTTCATTCACGGGAGAGAAGCAGGCGACTAGTAGCTACAAAGAGTTGATAAACTCGGCCTATAAATCGAGTGTCAAGCAAGGTCTCTctaatggtttagggtttggagtaatgttcttggtgttcttttGTAGCTATGCTTTGGCTATATGGTTTGGTGGAGAGATGATACTCAGAAAAGGGTATACAGGTGGTGCAGTGATTAATGTAATGATCATTGTGGTCGCGAGTTCGAT GTCTATAGGGCAAGCAGCGCCATGTCTAACCTCATTTGCAGCTGGTCAAGCTGCAGCTTATAAAATGTTTGAAACAATAAAAAGAAAGCCAGTGATTGATTCTTTAGATCTAAACGGGAAGGTTTTAGAAGATATACAAGGCGAAATAGAGCTGAGAGATGTGTGTTTTAGTTACCCTGCAAGGCCTAGAGAAGAGGTCTTTGGAGGATTCTCTCTGATGATCCCAAGTGGCAAAACTACTGCTTTGGTAGGAGAAAGCGGCAGCGGGAAATCTACTGTGATCAGTTTAATAGAAAGGTTCTATGATCCGAGTTCCGGGCAAGTGCTTATTGATGGTGTTGACTTGAAGGGGTTTCAGCTGAAATGGATTAGAGGAAAGATTGGATTGGTTGGTCAAGAACCGGTTCTGTTTTCTTCAAGTATAATGGAGAATATTGGGTACGGGAAAGAGGGAGCAAGTGTCCAAGAGATAGAAGCAGCTGCAAAGCTAGCAAACGCAGCCAAGTTTATCGATAAGTTGCCTCGGGGTTTGGATACAATGGTAGGTGAACATGGAACTCAGCTATCAGGAGGACAGAAACAGCGGATCGCAATCGCTAGGGCCATACTTAAAGATCCAAGGATTTTGCTGCTAGATGAAGCGACAAGCGCTCTTGATGCAGAATCCGAACGAGTGGTTCAAGAAGCTTTAGATAGGGTGATGGTTAACCGGACTACTGTGATTGTCGCACATCGGTTAAGCACAGTGAGAAATGCTGATATGATTGCTGTTCTTCACCGTGGAAAGATAGTTGAAGAAG GTTCACATTTGGAGTTACTCAAGGATCATGAAGGGGCTTATTCACAACTTATACGGCTACAAGAGATAAACACAGAATCAAGACGATTAGAGATTTCAAATGGATCTATCAGGAATGAATCATCAAGAGGAAATGGTGTCAGTAGGATGCATAATGATGATGAATCTGTTTCTGTTGCAGGACAAGAAAACACTGAAAAGCCTAAAGAAATGCCCCAAGATGTGTCGATTACTCGAATTGCTGCTCTTAACAAACCGGAGGCTCCCATTCTCATACTTGGAACCTTAGTATGTGCACTTGATGGCGCTATATTCCCAATCTTCGGACTCCTCTTTGCTAAAGTTATCATAGCTTTCTTCCAACCACCTCATGAGCTGAGGAGCGATTCGAGATTCTGGTCGATAATATTTGTGCTTCTTGGTGTACTCTCTTTGGTAGTGTATCCAATACATATGTCCTTGTTTGCCGTAGCTGGAGGGAGACTGATTCGTAGGATAAGATCAATGTGTTTTGAGAAAGTTGTTCACATGGAGGTTGGGTGGTTTGATGAGCCCGAGAACTCGAGTGGTGCCATGGGAGCAAGGCTCTCTGCTGATGCAGCCTTGATCAGGACACTTGTGGACGACTCTTTGGCTCTAACTGTCAAGAACGTTGCATCCGCAGTGGCGGGAATAATCATAGCTTTTGCGATTAGCTGGGAGTTAGCTGTTATTATCTTAGTAATGATTCCTTTAACTGGAATCAATAATTACGTTCAGGTTAAGTTCATGAAAGGCTTCAGTGCAGACGCAAAG ACAAAGTACGAGGAGGCGAGTCAAGTAGCGAACGATGCGGTTGGGAGTATAAGAACGGTTGCATCTTTCTGTGCGGAGGAGAAAGTGATAGAGATGTATAAGAAACGATGTGAAGATTCGATCAAATCGGGAACGAAGCAAGGAGTAGTCGCAGGATTGGGGTTTGGTCTCTCCTTCTTCGTTCTTTACTCTGTCTATGCTGCTTGTTTCTACGCAGGTGCTAGATTGGTTAAAGACGGAAGGACAACCTACAACGGTGTTTTTCAG GTTTTCTTAGCATTGACGATGACAACAATTGGGATTTCTGCGGCGAGTTCTTTCGCTCCTGATTCAAGCAAAGCTAAGAGTGCTGCTGCTTCAGTTTTCGGAATCATCGATAGGAAATCGAAGATAGACTCGAGAGATGAATCAGGGATGGTGTTGGAGAATGTAAAGGGAGATATCGATTTTTGTCACATAGAGTTTGCTTACCAAACTAGACCTGATATTCAGATATTTCGTGATCTTTGTTTCTCCATTCGTGCCGGAAAG ACTGTTGCTTTGGTCGGAGAAAGTGGATCAGGTAAATCTACGGTGATATCTCTGTTACAGAGGTTTTACGATCCAGATTCGGGTCATATCACTTTAGACGGAGTTGAGCTCAAGAAGCTGCAACTGAAATGGCTGAGAAAACAAATGGGGCTTGTGGGGCAAGAGCCTGTACTGTTCAACGACACAATACGAGCCAACATTGCGTATGGAAAGGGAGGAGAAGAAGCAACCGAGGCTGAGATCGTAGCTGCTTCCGAGCTCTGTAATGCTCATAAATTCATCTCTAGTATACAACAG GGTTACGATACGGTGGTCGGGGAGAGAGGGATACAGTTATCAGGAGGACAGAAGCAGCGCGTGGCAATTGCACGTGCCATCGTGAAAGAACCGAAGATCTTGTTACTGGACGAAGCGACGAGCGCGTTGGACGCAGAATCAGAGCGTGTGGTTCAGGACGCACTTGACCAGGTGATGGTGAACCGGACCACCATCGTGGTGGCTCACAGGCTTTCGACGATCAAGAATGCTGACGTCATCGCCGTAGTGAAGAACGGTGTGATCGCGGAGAAAGGGACGCACGAGACGTTGATGAATATCGAAGGTGGTGTTTATGCTTCCCTCGTTCAACTTCACATGAGTGCTTTCTAA
- the LOC106453781 gene encoding rac-like GTP-binding protein ARAC1 → MSASRFIKCVTVGDGAVGKTCLLISYTSNTFPTDYVPTVFDNFSANVVVNGATVNLGLWDTAGQEDYNRLRPLSYRGADVFILAFSLISKASYENVSKKWIPELTHYAPGVPIVLVGTKLDLRDDKQFFVDHPGAVPITTAQGEELMKLIGAPSYIECSSKSQEARNKKTKKIPFSKLCVGASLALKAGIKAAISLNIKDLVCHSDSKGLINLITGNTSVIALQGILHDISVLSNSLSSISFKFVPRRCNTITDRLAKEALFSVSNSSLGRENLVA, encoded by the exons ATGAGCGCATCGAGGTTCATAAAGTGTGTGACCGTTGGTGACGGAGCTGTGGGTAAAACATGTCTCCTCATTTCTTACACCAGCAACACTTTCCCTACG GATTATGTTCCGACTGTTTTTGATAACTTTAGCGCTAATGTGGTTGTTAACGGAGCCACTGTCAACCTTGGCTTGTGGGATACcgctg GGCAGGAGGATTATAACAGGTTAAGACCATTGAGTTACCGCGGTGCTGATGTTTTCATCTTAGCCTTCTCCCTCATCAGTAAGGCTAGTTATGAGAATGTCTCCAAGAAG TGGATCCCTGAGCTGACTCACTATGCCCCTGGTGTCCCAATTGTTCTTGTTGGTACCAAACTAG ATCTTAGGGATGACAAACAGTTCTTCGTTGACCACCCTGGTGCTGTACCTATTACCACTGCTCAG GGAGAGGAACTGATGAAGCTAATTGGAGCTCCTTCGTACATCGAGTGCAGTTCAAAATCACAGGAGGcaagaaacaaaaagacaaaaaaaattcccTTTTCGAAATTGTGTGTCGGCGCCTCACTGGCACTCAAGGCGGGTATCAAAGCCGCTATCTCCCTTAATATCAAAGACCTTGTCTGTCACTCAGACTCAAAAGGCTTGATCAATCTGATCACAGGAAACACGTCTGTGATTGCTCTCCAAGGAATTCTCCATGACATCAGTGTGTTGAGTAATTCCTTGTCGTCTATCTCTTTTAAATTTGTACCTCGGCGTTGTAACACGATCACTGATCGTCTGGCCAAAGAGGCTCTGTTTTCTGTATCAAACTCTTCTTTGGGAAGAGAGAACCTTGTAGCTTAA
- the LOC106453782 gene encoding vacuolar protein sorting-associated protein 35A has protein sequence MIADGAGEDEEKWLAAGAAAFKQNAFYMQRAIDSNNLKDALKYSAQMLSELRTSKLSPHKYYDLYMRAFDELRKLEIFFMEETRRGCSVIELYELVQHAGNILPRLYLLCTAGSVYIKTKEAPAKEILKDLVEMCRGIQHPLRGLFLRSYLAQISRDKLPDIGSEYEGDADTVTDAVEFVLLNFTEMNKLWVRMQHQGPARDKEKREKERSELRDLVGKNLHVLSQLEGVDLDMYRDTVLPRVLEQIVNCRDEIAQYYLMDCIIQVFPDEYHLQTLDVLLGACPQLQPSVDIMTVLSRLMERLSSYAALNTEVLPYFLQVEAFSKLNNAIGKVIEAQEDMPILSAVTLYSSLLKFTLHVHPDRLDYADQVLGSCIKQLSGKGKIHDTRATKELVTLLSAPLEKYNDVVIALKLTNYPLVLDYLDSENKRVMATVIIRSIMKNKTIIATAEKVEALLELIKGLINDLDEPQGLEVDEDDFEEEQNSVARLIHMLYSDDPEEMFKIISVLKNHFLTGGPKRLKFTIPPLVVSALKLIRRLPEEGDNPFGKEASVSATKIFQFLNQIIEALPSAPSPDLAFRLYLQCAEAANKCDEEPIAYEFFTQAYILYEEEISDSKAQVTALQLIIGTLQRMHVFGVENRDTLTHKATGYSAKLLKKPDQCRAVYACSHLFWLQDQETIQDGERVLRCLKRALKIANSAQQMTSAARGSTGSVTLFIEILNKYLYFYEKGIPQVTVESVESMIQLIKNEESLTSDPSAESFFASTLRFMEFQKQKGGVVGDRYEQIKV, from the exons ATGATCGCAGACGGAGcaggagaagatgaagagaaaTGGCTCGCCGCCGGCGCTGCGGCTTTCAAGCAGAACGCATTCTACATGCAACGCGCTATT GACTCGAATAATCTGAAAGATGCTCTCAAGTATTCGGCTCAGATGCTTAGCGAGTTGCGGACTTCGAAGCTTTCACCTCACAAGTACTATGACCTCT ATATGAGAGCTTTTGATGAGTTGAGGAAGCTTGAGATTTTCTTCATGGAGGAAACTCGGCGTGGCTGCTCAGTCATTGAACTCTACGAGCTTGTCCAGCATGCTGGTAACATATTACCACGTTT GTATCTCCTGTGTACAGCAGGATCCGTTTACATCAAAACCAAGGAAGCTCCTGCCAAGGAAATTCTTAAAGATCTTGTTGAGATGTGCCGTGGGATTCAGCATCCTCTACGTGGTCTCTTCTTGAGAAGTTACCTTGCGCAAATTAGTCGAGATAAATTGCCTGACATTGGTTCTGAGTATGAAGG AGATGCTGATACAGTCACGGATGCGGTGGAGTTTGTACTACTGAATTTTACCGAGATGAATAAACTCTGGGTCAGAATGCAACACCAG GGACCTGCTCGGGATAAGGAGAAACGGGAGAAAGAGAGGAGTGAGCTTCGTGACCTT GTTGGAAAGAACCTTCATGTGCTGAGCCAGTTGGAAGGTGTAGACCTTGATATGTACAGAGATACAGTTCTCCCTAGAGTCTTAGAGCAG ATAGTGAACTGCCGAGATGAGATTGCCCAATATTACCTAATGGACTGTATCATTCAAGTTTTTCCCGACGAGTATCACTTGCAAACTCTGGATGTGCTTCTTGGAGCTTGTCCACAACTTCAG CCATCGGTTGACATTATGACAGTGCTTTCACGTTTAATGGAGAGGTTGTCAAGTTATGCTGCCTTAAATACTGAAGTGTTACCTTATTTCCTGCAAGTGGAAGCTTTCTCGAAGTTAAATAATGCAATTGGAAAG GTGATAGAAGCACAAGAAGACATGCCAATTCTGAGTGCCGTAACCCTATATTCTTCGCTTCTCAAGTTTACTCTTCATGTTCACCCTGATCGGCTTGATTATGCGGACCAAGTTTTG GGATCATGTATTAAACAACTGTCTGGAAAAGGAAAGATTCATGACACCCGTGCAACAAAGGAGCTTGTTACCCTTTTAAGTGCTCCTCTAGAGAAGTATAACGATGTTGTTATCGCCCTTAAACTAACAAACTATCCCCTTGTGCTGGATTACCTTGATAGCGAGAACAAGAGAGTAATGGCTACTGTTATAATTCGAAGCATTATGAAAAACAAGACTATTATTGCTACAGCAGAGAAG GTTGAAGCATTGCTTGAACTGATCAAAGGACTTATCAACGACCTGGATGAGCCGCAAGGTCTTGAG GTTGATGAAGATGACTTTGAGGAGGAGCAAAATTCTGTTGCGCGTCTCATTCACATGTTATATAGTGATGACCCGGAAGAGATGTTTAAG ATTATCAGTGTCCTCAAGAACCATTTCCTGACAGGAGGGCCAAAGCGCTTAAAGTTCACCATTCCACCCCTTGTTGTGTCTGCGCTGAAG CTAATCAGGCGGTTGCCAGAGGAAGGAGACAATCCTTTCGGAAAAGAGGCTTCGGTGTCTGCTACTAAAATCTTCCAATTTCTAAATCAG ATTATTGAAGCGCTACCTAGTGCTCCATCACCTGACTTGGCATTCCGATTGTACTTGCAATGTGCTGAG GCTGCGAATAAGTGTGATGAAGAGCCAATTGCATACGAATTTTTCACCCAAGCATACATCTTATACGAAGAAGAAATTTCG GACTCGAAGGCCCAGGTGACTGCTTTACAACTGATAATTGGAACGCTGCAAAGGATGCACGTATTTGGTGTTGAGAATAGAGATACTTTAACACATAAGGCCACGGGG TATTCTGCAAAACTTCTGAAGAAACCGGACCAATGTCGAGCTGTGTATGCCTGCTCTCATCTGTTTTGGCTCCAAGATCAGGAGACTATACAAGATGGAGAAAG ggttttgcgTTGTCTAAAAAGAGCGCTTAAAATTGCAAATTCGGCTCAACAAATGACCAGCGCAGCCCGGGGTAGTACAGGATCTGTTACCCTGTTCATCGAGATATTAAACAA GTACCTCTATTTCTATGAAAAAGGGATTCCACAGGTCACAGTTGAATCAGTGGAGAGCATGATCCAACTGATCAAGAACGAAGAATCGTTGACATCTGACCCATCCGCCGAATCGTTCTTTGCAAGTACGCTTCGGTTTATGGAGTTCCAAAAGCAGAAAGGCGGCGTTGTTGGTGACAGATACGAGCAGATCAAAGTATAG